The Phaeodactylum tricornutum CCAP 1055/1 chromosome 6, whole genome shotgun sequence region AGAGCACGAAGAGCTATAATAACAGGGGTTAGCTAGACTTTGATCTTCCGTCGCATGCGCGAGTAATTGCGTAATTGCGCCGAATCCAAAGTTAGGTCTGGAACTGCTAGAATAGTGCGATCTGCTCACTAAAGATTTAGAAATCCTCTATGACAATAGGGTAGGCTATAGAATTCCAATTGTCCTCAAATAAACGTGGCTATAAGGGGATGAGATTCTGAACTTCAACCAGTCTATCACAAACATGTTCAGTTGGGAAATTCTACTCGCCGTGTGGCAGAGCAATCCCACGACCGCGCCACTCTTATGCCTCATCGACCCAACTCTGCTCGACAATTTCTCGTACGCGGCGATTATATTCACGACGATTCTCATTGTATAGACGAGAAGCTTCTGAATTGGCCGGAGAAGCCGGGTTGGGATCACACAACAAAGACTGAATCGACGTCAAAATGGCGGAAATATCGTATATTGGAGACCACTGATTCTGGAGAATGTCCAAACAGATTTGTCCATCGTTGTAGATGTTGGGATGGAACATTTTCGTCAAGAAGCGAACCTGAGGTGCCTTGTTGGGGTAATCCTCCGTAAACTCTAGTACAAGTTTAAAGGTGCCACCTTCCCAGGGCGTGTCGTCGGGACCAAAGATAACAGCCTGCCACATCATAATGTTTGTGTCCATAGGAGCACCCGTCACACCTGTGGGAGGATCATTTTGAAGGCTTcaacaacaaacgaaaaaaatcAGTGCAAATAGAATGTTCACGACAGCGGTCACTTTATACGACCGCTGGGGTCGTTCCTACCAAACTAAAGGAACAAAAACGGTTCCGCTTTTCCATGGTCTTCGCTTTCTTACCGCTTGAAATCCCgcaaaagacgacgacgggCACTAGTACTCATGCTGAAGGCTTTCTGAATTGTCGACAAGACGGGGAATTGTTGGCGCTTGTGTAAGCAATGGCTCGTCCGTGTTCAGTCTATAAACAAGTGGAACGAAAAAACCAGCCGGCGTTGCAACATCGCTGTGGCTTTGGGATTGGCCTGGTGTACATTGTCCCTACTGGTAATCACTAAGTAAGCGTTGGGTAAAAACAAGAACCCGGAAATGGGAAATCGTCAGGAAAAATACTATGGGGCTCGACGTTGCGCCCTTCTCTAGACGCCTCCTCTAGGAGTTTCTCCCCATCCTTTTCCCTACCTATCGCCTTGACATGAGTTACTGGATTACTGTAAGTATTTTGCAAACATTGGttattgtttttgttgtgcACCTGTCAATCATGCTCCTTCAAATGTGTACAAAATATATAATATTTTTTATAACTACAAATCATCCGTCTTGGAAGGATATCCGGTATAGTGTAGGTGGTTATCATACGACGCTCTCAATACTACAGCGCCCTTGCTGAAGCATCAAATAGAACCGTTGAGACCCGGGTTCGAGTCCCGGTACCGGAAAGTACTTTTTGTTTCCTTATGCTATTGAAAACCCCTACTACGTCAAGCATTCAtgtggggttcatatccctaacGCTACTGGATAAGTCTATAACTTTTTGGTTTACGCCTTTGTTTAGCCTTCGAAAGTACCTACGGTCCAGTGGTTCCTTAGgcacgattctagcccgttatcgtcgCAGTTTCCTAATTATTAGGAAAAATAACAATCGATTTCCGTTCCAACGGCAACTTGGTCAATTTTCAGAAAACGTTCATCTTCCTTTCCAGCCGTATCCGACCAAGGAAATCCAGTGCTGCGGAACTACTGTCTCCCAAAGGATGTATATCAATCACATTGTCCACTGCTGATTGTTGTAGCAAAGTAAAGCGACAAAAGATCTCCATCTAGATTGCTAGTGGATTGACTTGCTACGGCTCGCCGGCTAGACTTGGGGACTGCTAATATGATAGTTCTTTAAAAGACAGATTTTCTGCTCTAACAAATACCCCAGTGATGCTCAACGCCACCCATAATCCGCGACAGGGCGGCTGCACCGGAAAGTGGGTACTCAGAAATAGAAAACATGTGCTCAATGTACGGATGATCTTCGAGCGTGATGTGTCCGGTTGACATAGCTCCGACAATGAAGCAAGTTGGAGTTTGTTTGCTGGCCTCGAGGGTTGCCGGTAAAAGAGATTTTGCCAAGGAGATAGGACTGTATAGTTTGCCTTGACAGCTCATTCCATAGACATGAGTTCCAGCGGGAAGGTATTGGGAAAAAGGGTTTTTGATGACTTTGAGTAGAGTCGTCGATTCCGTTCCGGCCTTGATTTTCATCTTATGCAAAAGTTGCACGAAAAGACCAGCGAATCGTTTGTAGGTTCGAGGAATCCGAATTGATGAATTGACATCGATCAGTACttttgtttgtgtgtgtatataaATCTTCAAAAGACCAGCCTTGTTCAAGGGTGAATCCAAGAGTGCCAGAATCTCTTGGTGCAAAATGTCGGGTCGAAAGACGTTGGGATCCTTGCGCAGCTTCTTTTTGCATAACTCACGGTGATCATCGCAGTTCAACAGTTCGTAAACACCGCGTTTATTCTTGACTGTTTCAAGCGTAGCCTGATCCAATAAAACGATAATAGGATGCCCTTTCGACAAGGATTTCGTGCCGAGAGGGGCGACCGCGAGCGGCGTCGTCAAGCTCGTGTTGATGGGCATTGCGCTTGAggtttcttcgtcctcggcgGTACGGGCTTTCTTGTCGGGACGGCCCCGTTCCGAGCTTTCCGAATCCGAAGACGAATCTCCCGACGACATGCTAACAACTCTACGACACTACGACAGAGTCGGTGGGCATTCCGTACGATTTCCAGTTCGTCAAATGAATGAGATTTATTTTCCcgacgccaaacttgaccAGAACAACTCGTGGGAAATTTTGATTCGAACCAAGTGAATGGCAACGCGAAAAAGTTCGATGACGTATAGACAGACAGACCGGTTGAAGGAAGAGCAAATGAACTTTCCTCTATTTAGCGCGGTAAAGTAGATATTAGAATGAAAAAATTATTAACAAAATAGCTATCTCTGACTACTAGAGTGTATATTGATCGGATGTGAAGCAATGAACAGCTG contains the following coding sequences:
- a CDS encoding predicted protein is translated as FRPDILHQEILALLDSPLNKAGLLKIYIHTQTKVLIDVNSSIRIPRTYKRFAGLFVQLLHKMKIKAGTESTTLLKVIKNPFSQYLPAGTHVYGMSCQGKLYSPISLAKSLLPATLEASKQTPTCFIVGAMSTGHITLEDHPYIEHMFSISEYPLSGAAALSRIMGGVEHHWGIC
- a CDS encoding predicted protein — encoded protein: MSTSARRRLLRDFKRLQNDPPTGVTGAPMDTNIMMWQAVIFGPDDTPWEGGTFKLVLEFTEDYPNKAPQVRFLTKMFHPNIYNDGQICLDILQNQWSPIYDISAILTSIQSLLCDPNPASPANSEASRLYNENRREYNRRVREIVEQSWVDEA